Sequence from the Streptomyces sp. R33 genome:
AGGCGTCCGCTTCCCCGGATCCGGCACGTCGTCGCGTCCAGGGAAGCGGAATGTTCCGTTTTTGGTCGCTGGGCGAACATCGCTCCTCTCTCTCCGGACAACAACTGGTCAAATACTTGTTGCAGACCTGTCAATCGGACACTCCCTCCTGGCAATCTCAACGGCCTGACCCCCCACGGCAATTGAAGGAGCAGGAGTGACCCTCCCCATGTCCTCATCCCGCACCGCCCACAGCCGCACCCGAGTGCTGCGCGCCGCCGCCGTCGTCGCCTCCGCGGCCATGGTCGCGATCTCCGTTCAGAGCGGCTCCGCCAACGCGTCGGCCGAACGGGAGGCGGGAGCCACCGCGCTCGCCCTGACGGCCGACGCGCGCGCCCAGGCGATCACCACGGCCCAGAGCGCGGCGGCGGACACCGCGCGCGCCATTGGCCTGGCCGACGAGGAGCGCCTCGTGGCCCGCGATGTGATCAAGGACGCCGACGGTACGGTGCACACCCGGTACGAGCGCACGTACGCGGGAATGCCGGTGCTCGGCGGCGATCTGGTGGTCCACCAGAAGAAGGACGGCAGCCGCAAGACCACCAAGGGCCTCGAGGGCCGAATAGCCCCGGCCGCTGCCCGCACCTCCCTGAAGGCAGCACCCGCCGGTGCCCGCCAGGTGGTCTGGGCCGCGAGCGGCACCCCGGTCTTCGCCTACGAGACCGTCGTCACCGGCAACCAGCACGACGGTACCCCCAGCGAGCGCCACGTCATCACCGACGCCGCCACCGGCGCGGAGCTGTACTCGTACGAGGCCATCGACTCCGGCACCGGTACCAGCGAGTACTCCGGCACCGTCACGCTCGGCACCACCCAGAGCGGGTCGGCATACAGCCTGACCGACGGCGGCCGCGGCGGCCACAAGACCTACGATCTGAACGGTGCCACGTCTACCGCCACGGGCAGCCTGTTCACCGACGCGGACGACAGCTGGGGCGACGGATCTCCGTCGAACCGTCAGACGGCCGCCGTGGACGCCCACTACGGCGCGGGTGTGACCTGGGACTTCTACAAGTCCGAGCTCGGCCGCAACGGCATCGCCGGGGACGGCAAGGCCGCCTACTCCCGCGTCCACTACGGCAATGCCTATGTCAACGCCTTCTGGTCCGACAGCTGCTTCTGCATGACGTACGGCGACGGCGCCAACAACCAGAAGCCACTCACCTCCCTGGACGTCGCCGGCCACGAGATGAGCCACGGCCTGACCGCCGCCACGGCCAAGCTGAACTACAGCCGCGAATCGGGGGGGCTCAACGAGGCCACGAGCGACATCTTCGGCACCTCGGTGGAGTTCTTCGCCAACAACTCCGCGGATGTCGGTGACTACCTGATCGGCGAGAAGATCGACATCCGCGGCAACGGGACGCCGCTGCGCTACATGGACCAGCCCAGCAAGGACGGGGCCTCGGCCGACTACTGGTCCAAGAACGTGGGCCGGCTCGATGTGCACAACTCCTCGGGCGTCGCCAACCACTTCTTCTACCTGCTCTCCGAGGGCAGCGGTGCGAAAACGGTCAACGGTGTCTCCTACAACTCGCCCACGTACGACGGCTCGACGGTCAGCGGAATCGGTCGGACCAAGGCCTACAAGATCTGGTACAAGGCGCTCTCGACCTACATGACGTCAACCACCAACTACGCCGGGGCGCGGACCGCCACCTTGCAGGCGACGGCAGACCTGTACGGCTCGACGGGCACCGAGTACCAGCAGGTCGCTGCCGCCTGGAAGGCCGTAAACGTCAACTGACGGACTGACCGCACGCCTCGCCGGCCCCCAGCAGCGCCGTGCGGCAGCAGCCGGAGCCAGCGGTTGCTGCCGCGCTCCGCGCCCACGCCGCCAAGACGGGCGAGGAAGCCGACCGGCTCGCCACTGTCCTCGAGTACAACGCTGCCCCACCCACGACCAGAACCTGGTCCGGGGCGCTGCTGCTCGTGCCCTACCGTCGGTCCTCCTGGACGCCCTCTCGGCGTCCAGGAGGACGGGGCGCCGGCTCGCACCCACTGATCCTGCGCCGGTCGTAGACCGCTTGGGCCGGCTCAACACGGCGAGAGCCGCCTGCCGGAACGCGCTTCGCCCCCCGGCGCCGAACGCGACGGGATCATCCACGCCGGGCAGGGATTGGAACCGTGGCATCAACCGCCGCGCCGATCCCCGGTCCGGTCAGTGGAACACGACGGCGCGACCGGTGGCGATGCTCGTGCGGCACACCTGGTACAGCTGGTGCCAGGCGGACCTCTCCGTGTGGAACAGGTCGTCGGATGCGGTGTCCAGGCGGGCGCTCTCCTCGTCCGAGAGGTGCCGGTCCCGGTCGAGCCGGACTCCGATGGCGGAGGCGAAGCCGCACAGTTCGGCGAGCAGCTGCTGACTGGAACCGACCATCCCGCCGCCTTCCACCTGCTTCTCCGCCGGCAGGAAGAGCGGATCGTCGAAGTCGACCGGCACGTAGAAGCCCGCACTGTCCGAGTGGCACAGCAGGTGGGAGCTCATTATCGTCGACTCGTCGAAGACCTTGTCCTCGTCGCGTTCGTACTGCTCGGCGCTGGTGGCCGATGCGGGCGTGACGGACTCGCCCCGGGCCGCCAGCGCGAAGACGCGGCGCAGGTGGTGCAGGTGGCTGGTGGGGAAACTTATGAAACGCAGATGTGACGGCTCGTCCAACGCCGGCTCCTGCCAGACGATTCCCTCAACGGCCAAGGCCCGGCTGAGAAGGTCGAATCTCTCCTGCCAGCGTACGAGCGCCTCGTGCTCCTCGACGCCGGCCATGTTCTGGAGCATGCCAACCGAAATATGAAGTCCCATGGCCGGAAGGCTAGACGGCGGCTCTGACAGTCATGGCAGCAACCGTCGAGCGGCGGTCTCGGTGCCGTCACTCGCACCGCTTCGGCGACGAGTGCGGCACGAGCCGTCACGGCGGGCCGGAGGGTGCGGCTACGGTGCGACCGTGACCGCTCGCTTGCCGTCCTTGCGCGGCTGGAGCGTGTGGACGCGGGGCTGCCAGTCGTTGAAGTCCCCCATCACGCTCACCGGCCCCGGCGGATCCTCCCTCGGGCAGAACGATCGTCCGACGGTGCCGGGTGCCGGGGTGCACGGGTGCGCGTCGTGGGCGGCGTACATGGCGGCGGCGAACGCACGATCGCGTTTACGGCGCTGGTAGATCACAGCGGTGGTGATCCCGATCTGCGCTGCGGCGGCGGTGACGGACAACCCGGGTTTTCCAGGTGGTCGAGGAAGGCCCCCGGCGGTCGGGGGTGAAACGGGGGCCGAGCGGGTGCGGGCTGCCCGGCGCCAAGTTCCTTGACTGCGTCGCAGGCCCTCGCGAACGCCGGATCATCGCGGCGCCAATGACGCGCCTTGCCAGCGCCGCCGAACAGGATCTGCGCGGCCAGGCTCAGGGGGCAGCCCAGAGCGAGGAGCCGCAGATACTCGGTGCGTTCCGTGATGCCGGTGGCGCCGACTTCGTCGGGGTCGGTGCCGGCCTGGAGCAGTGCGAGGGCCGTGTCGGTGCGGGCGGCCGTGAACACCTCCCGCCCCTCGAGGCCCGCGGCCCGCGCGGCGGTCGGAAGGTCCTGCCCGTTCCGCAACCGGTCGAACAGCGTTGACCGTTTCCGGGCGGGCAGGGCATCAGGCATGACCGCACGCTACGGGCGCCCTCACCGGTGCACCCCTACGACAGGCCGATGACGGCGATGCCGGCCTTGTTCGCGAGATCGGGCTCTGGCTCAAGTTCTGGATGCTGTTGGTGATCTTAGGTGGGCAGGTTGCGGCAGAGCTGCTGGAAGCGGCTCCTCGGCCGCGCTTTGCTGGGCGGTGCGATGCCCGGTGAGAGGTAGCCGCTGAGTCGGATGATGTTCGTTCCGGCTGCCGTCAGCACGTGTTGGACGTGGGTTCTGGCCATGCCGCGGTAGCGGCAGTTCCGCAGGCCGTGGGCATGAACGGTTTCGGACACGGTGGCCTCGCAGCCTGCGCGGATCGCGTATCTCCGGCGCCACTCGGTTGTCGTCTGGTCGGCCCTGTTCTGCGTCTGGATCTCCTGGAGAGGTTGTGGCATCAGGAAGACGTGTCGGCCCTTGCCTTCGACGTTGCCGGTGCATTTGAGCCGGTCGGCGCATTCGCGGCAGGCCTTGCGTGGGAAGAGCACGGAGAGCCGGGGGTGGCCGTCGCCGAGTGTGGGCTTCCATGGCGGACTCGTCACGCCGTTGGGGCAGGTCAGGGTGCGGGCTTGCCAGTCGATGTGAAAGTCCTGCTTGGCGAATCCGGGCCGTTTGCCGGCCTGCGGGTCGTCACGGACTGGTCCGAAGAGTGTGATGTCCCACTGCTGGGCGGCGTGGTGGATGCTGTCCGGCGAGATGTAGCCGCTGTCAACGACGTGTTCGGTGGGCTGGAACCCCTGCGTGGTCAGTCCCAGGTGGATCCGGTCGAGGGCGTCGATGTCCTGCTCGGGCGCCGGCCGAGTGGTGACCTGGACGATCACGTTCGGGCCGGTCTCGTCGCAGGTCTCGGTCTGGTGGTCGCGGTAGCCGATCCAGTCCTGCTGTCCGGCGGCGGTGACTTTCTGGCTGTATCGGGCCTCGGGATCGTGCGGGGTGACGATCTCGAGGCCCGACCATGGCACTCGCGCCGAAGCGGGATCGGGTCTGCCGTCCGCTGATGCCTTGCCCGTGTTGCGACGTTCGGTTGTCCTGCGGCTTGCCCGGTCCCGGCTGGATTTCGGTCCCCGCCAGCACAGTCGTCCGTCCTCGTCGAGCCAGTACTGCTGGACCCAGACCTGCCGCAGAACCTCAACAGCGGGCAATGCACGCAGTCTGGGTGGGGCATCGGCATCATGGACGGCTCGCAGGATGTGCATGCCGTCCCCGCCGACCCGCAGGACGTAGGCGATCAGGGCATCTCCTCCGCGGGGAAGCCGGTCATAGCGGACTGGGCGGCCGTAGCGGTCACCCCAGTCCGCGGTGACGAGCCCAGCCAGCCATTCCTCGCCGTGTGCAACGAGCTCGTCCAGAGCCGCCCGCAGTGTCTCGGCGACCAGTTCACCCCGATTGAGCCGGCGTACTGCCGCCAGCACGTGGGTCGAGTCGGTGCGGACCCGGCCACGGCGTTTGACCAGGCCCGCAGCCGCAAGACGTTCGACCATCACAGCCAGCAGCCGGTCTGCGCGGTCCTCTTCGGCCAGCCGGTCACGGAACTCGCTCAGCACCGAGAAGTCGAAGCCCGCATCGTCCAGTTCCAGGCCCAGGCAGTACTTCCAGTCCAGGCGGCACCGGACGGCCTCTGCCGCCTGCCGGTCGGTCAGATTCTCCGTGTATTGCAGCACCGATACCAGCGCGAGCCGGGCCGGCGACAGACCCCGGCGCCCGTCCGCCGGATACCAAGCAGCGAAGTCCTCGTCGACGAACAACTCGTCCAGGCGGTCACGTATCCACATCGCTGCCGTGCCCCGCGGATTGCTCGCCCGGGCCATCTTCACCGTCAGCGGCGGAATCACCCGACCGGAACCACACCCCCTTGCCATCCCGGCCCCCTCCGACCGGCAGAACTACCCCGCTCGACAACAGCAGCACACCAACCGCCAGCACGAAAGCACGTCGAAGGGGGTTCACCCCACCGAGCGAAGATCACCAACAGCATCAGTTCTGTGGAGTGCCACTCCCCGTGGCGCAGGGCCCTTGACGGCCGGTCGGCTGGGAGCCGTTCTCATGACCGGCCGGGCCCGTCGAGGCGTTCCGTGGGACCGGCGAAGGAGAGGAAGAGAGTCCGCGTGGTGAGCAGCCAGGTGTCGTCCACCTTGCGGAACGTGTCTTCGTAGTGCCCCACCTGAACCGGGGGCCGCGGCGGTACGAGGCCCTCGCTGTAGCCGTCGACACGGTACGTGGTGAAGTAGGTGGTGGCGGCGGCGGTGTCCGCAGAGGTCACGGTAACCAGGATGTTGGTGCATATGCGGCGTGACAATCGGTCTGCGGGCCGGTTGCCGAAGTAGATGCGCAGGGCGTCGTGACCCGCAATGCGGCGGTCGCCGGCGGGCCATTCCCAGGTGCCGTCCTGCGTGAAGAGGTCCGCCACCGAGCCCGGGTCCCCGAGGTCGAGCCGGTGGACGAACTCGACGACCAGCCGCTCACAAGCCCGCTCTGCGAGCAGGCGCTCCATCGCGTCAAGAGTGTCAGCATTCATGATCAACTCATACCAGGTCGCCCTGGCTGAGGCAGCCCCAACCGCCGTGGTTACACCGTTCGGCTGCCCCTCTCAGGGTCGTGCCCTATCTGGGACGCCGCCAGCATCTTCAACCACAAGCGGTCCACGCTCGTCCCGATCTGAGGTGGGCAGCTACGCAGGGGGTCAATGCGGGGGCACGGCCCCGGTCATCGGCCGGCGCTGGAGCAGACGGAGACGGTCGGCGACGAAGGCCCACTCCAGGTCCTGCGTCCCGCCGAAGACCTGCTCGCAGCGGGCGGTGAGTTCCCGCAGGCTCTCCAACCGCATCTCGTCGAGGCAGAGTCGGTGAATTCGGTCGGCGGGAACCGGGACCTGGCTCGTTCCGCCGGCCAGCGCGGGCTCCACGGCCAGGTCCTTCATGCCCGCCGTGCGCTCGATCACCCGGCCGTCGCGGCGGACCCGGTAGTGATCCGGTACGACCAGGCCGCTGACCACGGCTTCGCCCAGGCCCCAACTCGCCTCGATCACCAGGACGTCGGAGCCGTCGAGGGGGTCGCGGGAGAACAGGACTCCGGCGCACTCGGGTACCACCAACTCCTGTACCACCACTGCCACTCTGGGCCGGCCGGGCAGCCCGAGCCGCTCACGGTAGGCGAGCGCGGCGGCCGAGTGCGCCGAATCTCTCACCGTTCGGACCGCCTCGGTCAGCCCGTCCGGACCCCGTACGTTGAGGCAGGTGAGGTGCTGTCCGGCGAAGCTCGCCGCGGCCGAGTCCTCGCCCAGCGCGGATGAACGCACGGCCAGCCCGCCGCCCTGCAAGTCGGTGGTCGACACGTGCAGCGCGGCGAGCGCCTCGTCGTCGCCTGCTGCGACGACGTCGACAAACAGCCATTCCAGGGCGATTCCTTCCGGTACCGGTAGACCGGCCCGGGCGGCGGCCGCGAGCTGCGAGGCCTTGCCGCCGTACCGGCTCTCGTCGGTGGCCAGGCGGAGCGGCACCGGGGCGGACCACGTGCTCGGCGACAGCGGACCGGTCATCGGACCACCGCCGCCTCTCCGGCTTGGCCGTCGACCCGCACCCAGGCGCCGTCGGGTATCACCGCCGTGGCATCCGTGCATCCGACGACGCCAGGGATGGCGAACTCCCGGGCGACGATGGCGGCGTGGGAGAGCGCCCCACCGCGATCGGTGACGATCGCGCCGAGCAGGGGGAGGACGATGTTGAAGGCCGTGGTGGTCGCGCCGGTGACCAGGACGTCCCCCGGCTGGATGCGGTCGAACTCGGGCACGCCGCTGATCACCCGTGCCGTGCCCTCGTACACGCCCGGGCTCGCGCCGAGCCCGTGCACGGTCCGCCCCTCGGTCCGGGCTGCCGGGTTGCTGAACATGGCAAGGACGATGGCCCCGAGGGCGCGTTCCAGGCGTGCCGCGGCGGGCGGCAGCCAATCGGGCGGCAGCGGGTCGCCCGGGGGTGGACCCAGCATCGGCGGCGCGTCCGCGTACCGGGCGTGGTCGCGGTAGTGCGCCCGGGCGGCGAGTTCTGCGGCGTCGGGCCCGGAGCCCGTACGGACCAGGGAGCGCACCTCGGCGTAGCCCGCCTCGGCCAGGTGGGCGGGTGCGTGGATCCGGCCCTGCTCGGTGAGCCGTCGGCCGGCCGCCAGGAGGGCGCGCCGGGTGAGGCCGATGGCCGGCAGGTCCGCGCACGACCCGCGCTCGTCGCGCAGCCGGGAGACCAACCGCGCCTCGGCGAGCAGCTCGTCGAAGCGGAAGCGGTGCGCCGCGGGTACGGCGTCGCGAAGGTCGGCCGCCGCGTCGGCGTGCTGGTCGCCGCGGGCGTCGGCCTGGGGCCTTGTCGAAGAGAAGACCGCCGAGCGAATGGCCGCCAGCACGACGGCGGGCAACTCCGCCACGCAGGGATCGCCCACGTCCTCGCCATTGACGGGGCGCCAGCCCGCCGTCTCCAGGTACTCGGCGAGGGCGGTACTCGTACGTCCCGCGACGGCCCCCAGCGCCACCAGCAGCTCCTGGGGTCGCGCCGGGGAGGCGAGCAGCTCGCTCGCCCGGGGGTCCGCTGCCACGGCGGCGGCCAGCTCGGCCAGTTCCTCCCGGTCCGCCAGCGGGTCGGGGCTCGATCCTGCCAGCGGGGCCAGGATCTCGCCGGTGGTACGCCCGGTCCACTCCTGACAGTGTGCGAGCAGATCGCCCATCGGCAGTAGTGCCGGCATGTTGAACAGGTGGTGCAGGTAGCCGGCTCGGCGCTGGTGCTCCCGGCACCGGTCGAGGTAGGCGAGCAGACTGCCGGTATCGAGGAGACCGGGCTCGACCTGCTGCAGTTCGCGCCGCTCGCGCTGTAGCCCGGGTCTGACCTCCTCGTCCCATCGGCGCAGGTCCTCGCGCCACAGCTTGCGCTCGAAGACGGTCGCGCTGGTCGCGAGCCTGGTGCGGATCTCGGGATGATCGGCGGCAAGGCGTTCCCAGACCTCCCTCGGCGGGTGGTCCGTGGCGTCCGGCGGGGCTCCCAGCGGCTGCGGATGGTAGTAGCAGAAACCGTTGACGAAGGCCCAGTCCAGCCGTTCCAGCAGCGACCCGTACCGGCGGAGGCTCTCTCCGAAGCCGCGGTGCATCTCTTCGATGAAGATCTCGGCGTGGAACCTGGTCACCGGGCGGGTGAAGTGGGTCGGGTCCAGGAACCAGGTACCCGGCCCCGGCGGAGCGAAAGTGCGTTCCGTGGCGATGCTCATGACTCTTCTCCTCGACGGTCATCCGCTCGGGGGGCGTAGCGGGCCGTCCGGGTCTCGCCGCAGCTGGTCCGTGAGCACCCGCACCGCCCAGGCGGCGGCCATGCCGGCCTCCGCCCCGTCGAGCCCCGCCTGCAGCCGCATGGCCTGCCAGGCCGGGGCGCTCACCAGCAGGTACAGCACGGCGACCGCGCGGCGGCGGGCTACCGGGTCGGCTTCCGCCGTGAGCTCGGCCAGCGCCGCCTCCACCGAGCGGAACCGGTCCCTGCGGCCCTGCTCCCGCAGCGGCCGGGCCGCCTTGGAGTTCAGCATGGCGAGGATCAGTGGCGCGTGCTCGTCGTACGAGCGGTAGAGCTCCGGCGCCACGCGGCGCAGCCCTTCCAAGGTGTCCGGGTAAGACTGCGTGAGCACGTGCAGATTCTCCTGGGCCCACCCGCTCCAGGCCGCGAACAGCGCCTCCCTGGTCGGGAAGTGCCGGTAGACGGTGCG
This genomic interval carries:
- a CDS encoding M4 family metallopeptidase; the encoded protein is MSSSRTAHSRTRVLRAAAVVASAAMVAISVQSGSANASAEREAGATALALTADARAQAITTAQSAAADTARAIGLADEERLVARDVIKDADGTVHTRYERTYAGMPVLGGDLVVHQKKDGSRKTTKGLEGRIAPAAARTSLKAAPAGARQVVWAASGTPVFAYETVVTGNQHDGTPSERHVITDAATGAELYSYEAIDSGTGTSEYSGTVTLGTTQSGSAYSLTDGGRGGHKTYDLNGATSTATGSLFTDADDSWGDGSPSNRQTAAVDAHYGAGVTWDFYKSELGRNGIAGDGKAAYSRVHYGNAYVNAFWSDSCFCMTYGDGANNQKPLTSLDVAGHEMSHGLTAATAKLNYSRESGGLNEATSDIFGTSVEFFANNSADVGDYLIGEKIDIRGNGTPLRYMDQPSKDGASADYWSKNVGRLDVHNSSGVANHFFYLLSEGSGAKTVNGVSYNSPTYDGSTVSGIGRTKAYKIWYKALSTYMTSTTNYAGARTATLQATADLYGSTGTEYQQVAAAWKAVNVN
- a CDS encoding IS1182 family transposase — translated: MIPPLTVKMARASNPRGTAAMWIRDRLDELFVDEDFAAWYPADGRRGLSPARLALVSVLQYTENLTDRQAAEAVRCRLDWKYCLGLELDDAGFDFSVLSEFRDRLAEEDRADRLLAVMVERLAAAGLVKRRGRVRTDSTHVLAAVRRLNRGELVAETLRAALDELVAHGEEWLAGLVTADWGDRYGRPVRYDRLPRGGDALIAYVLRVGGDGMHILRAVHDADAPPRLRALPAVEVLRQVWVQQYWLDEDGRLCWRGPKSSRDRASRRTTERRNTGKASADGRPDPASARVPWSGLEIVTPHDPEARYSQKVTAAGQQDWIGYRDHQTETCDETGPNVIVQVTTRPAPEQDIDALDRIHLGLTTQGFQPTEHVVDSGYISPDSIHHAAQQWDITLFGPVRDDPQAGKRPGFAKQDFHIDWQARTLTCPNGVTSPPWKPTLGDGHPRLSVLFPRKACRECADRLKCTGNVEGKGRHVFLMPQPLQEIQTQNRADQTTTEWRRRYAIRAGCEATVSETVHAHGLRNCRYRGMARTHVQHVLTAAGTNIIRLSGYLSPGIAPPSKARPRSRFQQLCRNLPT
- a CDS encoding nuclear transport factor 2 family protein, translated to MNADTLDAMERLLAERACERLVVEFVHRLDLGDPGSVADLFTQDGTWEWPAGDRRIAGHDALRIYFGNRPADRLSRRICTNILVTVTSADTAAATTYFTTYRVDGYSEGLVPPRPPVQVGHYEDTFRKVDDTWLLTTRTLFLSFAGPTERLDGPGRS
- a CDS encoding PEP/pyruvate-binding domain-containing protein; its protein translation is MTGPLSPSTWSAPVPLRLATDESRYGGKASQLAAAARAGLPVPEGIALEWLFVDVVAAGDDEALAALHVSTTDLQGGGLAVRSSALGEDSAAASFAGQHLTCLNVRGPDGLTEAVRTVRDSAHSAAALAYRERLGLPGRPRVAVVVQELVVPECAGVLFSRDPLDGSDVLVIEASWGLGEAVVSGLVVPDHYRVRRDGRVIERTAGMKDLAVEPALAGGTSQVPVPADRIHRLCLDEMRLESLRELTARCEQVFGGTQDLEWAFVADRLRLLQRRPMTGAVPPH
- a CDS encoding PEP-utilizing enzyme — protein: MSIATERTFAPPGPGTWFLDPTHFTRPVTRFHAEIFIEEMHRGFGESLRRYGSLLERLDWAFVNGFCYYHPQPLGAPPDATDHPPREVWERLAADHPEIRTRLATSATVFERKLWREDLRRWDEEVRPGLQRERRELQQVEPGLLDTGSLLAYLDRCREHQRRAGYLHHLFNMPALLPMGDLLAHCQEWTGRTTGEILAPLAGSSPDPLADREELAELAAAVAADPRASELLASPARPQELLVALGAVAGRTSTALAEYLETAGWRPVNGEDVGDPCVAELPAVVLAAIRSAVFSSTRPQADARGDQHADAAADLRDAVPAAHRFRFDELLAEARLVSRLRDERGSCADLPAIGLTRRALLAAGRRLTEQGRIHAPAHLAEAGYAEVRSLVRTGSGPDAAELAARAHYRDHARYADAPPMLGPPPGDPLPPDWLPPAAARLERALGAIVLAMFSNPAARTEGRTVHGLGASPGVYEGTARVISGVPEFDRIQPGDVLVTGATTTAFNIVLPLLGAIVTDRGGALSHAAIVAREFAIPGVVGCTDATAVIPDGAWVRVDGQAGEAAVVR
- a CDS encoding TetR/AcrR family transcriptional regulator is translated as MKEKRAYESPLRAGQLEQTRQLILAALTEAIADESVRELTIPLVAERAGVAVRTVYRHFPTREALFAAWSGWAQENLHVLTQSYPDTLEGLRRVAPELYRSYDEHAPLILAMLNSKAARPLREQGRRDRFRSVEAALAELTAEADPVARRRAVAVLYLLVSAPAWQAMRLQAGLDGAEAGMAAAWAVRVLTDQLRRDPDGPLRPPSG